Below is a window of Ovis aries strain OAR_USU_Benz2616 breed Rambouillet unplaced genomic scaffold, ARS-UI_Ramb_v3.0 scaffold_134, whole genome shotgun sequence DNA.
CCTGAGATAGGTAGTAAATCCCCGCTGGTTGTCTGTTTTGCATATGATAATGTgcctgtttcaatgctactcttccaattcattcttttttaaagcaaattgatGGTGGTGAAGCTGGCAATTGTGGTTGGGATGGTGATGATGGCCGTGATGGTGGCTGGATGAGTGTGAGCTTCTGTGGAATATTCATTGTTTCAAAAGAGATGGCAGAGTTCACCTAAAAGCTTCATAATTCCAAAACCTGATTTGCTCACAGTAAATGTGAAAATATAGTTCTAAACTGAGAAGCAGTACTGTGTTCTGTTATAGAGGATATTTAGATTGTAATTAGACAGACAGTTGGCTAAAAATCtgtggaaattaatcttttgtgaCTAAACAaggattttaaatttaattgaggAAACCCACTTGTCAAAAAGACACTCTTAACAAATCAAATTTAAATTGCATGTGAAATCCATACTTCTTGAAGTTGTTTTTCCTGAGAAGGAAATATGCATGGATCACAATGGCAGAAATTCAGATAGCCGAGGTAAACTTTGTCCAGCTTTACATGTTCTTGGCTATTACTGTCAGTTCACTTAAGATATCCTTGAAAAAGGAATCAGGTCACAAAATAGATGAGAAACAgacaaaacacttaaaattttaatgtttattaatgtAGGTCTTCCATTAAAGTAGTTTGTGCTCACAATCAATTCAAGCAAGCAAGGGAGGTCTCTTTCCTCATTATTCAACCTAACCCCTCCATCTTCCCTCAGAGGTTACCACCAAGTAAGAAGATCTTATGAGTCAATATTTTGAGGAtgatttagtttattttatttgacatttAGAAGATGGCAGTGTAATAATTAGAAGTATAAAGCAGGCGTTGCAAAATCAGGAATCCGTTGTGCTTAGAGATGGCAAAGGCAAAACTTGGTGGACAGAAACAATGAACACCTGCTACAGGTCAAAATATTGAGGATCTCAGTGCTACTAGTCTGAGATCAGGGCTATGGGCTGCTATCAGGTGCTCAGAGGTGCTCACAGCTTTGAATTTAATTATTCCCATGGCTTTAAACACTTTAAAGGTATGAAGACTTGAACTgctcaaagcagaaaaagaagataCTAAAACAAAGTCCCAACACAGAGTCTAAATCCTACACAGCAGGGTAACAGATCTCGGAGAAGCAGACAAGATTGAATTGAGAGAGGCTGGTCTCTACAACTACCATACCGTCAGCACCTGCCAAGCGCTATGCTAAGGATGAACAAGCAGCTCCATCTTTTCCCACTGGATGTCATTGTATAAGAGGTCCTGCCATCACTCTCAAGAAATGAAGAGTCACTGAAGCCTCAAAGTATGATATACACAACCAAAGAGAAAATTCCTAGGAAGCTCAAGTGGCAGAGAGACAGTGCATAGCAGACAGATGGATGGAGGCAGTGCTCCCACTGCCTGCGCTGTGGGAACAAGCAGACGCCCAGCAGCACCTGCAGACCAGCTCACCTAGTGGCAGCATTGCTTCTGGCAGCTGCACTTCTgctggcagcagcagctcttctgcTGGCAACAGCCCTTCCCACCACCGCAGCCACACGAGTGGCAGCTGCAGGTGCGGCGGTGGCAGCAGACCACGGGGACGCTGCAGCAGCCCccacagcagccgcagcagcaggggcagcagctgctgcagcagcCCACCCGGTAGCACCTGCAGCTGTTGCAGCTGCTGCAGCCACCACCACAGCCACCGCCGCAGCCACCGCCACAGCCACTGCCGCAGCCACCACCGCAGCCACCACCACAGCCACCACAACTTCCACAACCACAGCAGCCCATGGTGTCAGTAGAGAGGACTCaggagaggtgaggagggagactcaggagatgtgggaggTTGGATGCCGCCTTCTGCTGGGGGAGACCCTTATATACCGAccccttttcctgttttttggCCCACTTTCCCTGGAAGAGTCTCACAAGACTTTGTTTACTTCCTTCTTGAGCACCTGTGCCGTGATAACTTGCTATTTTTAGCATAGCAGCCTCATAACTTTGAGTTTTCTGTTGGGAATGAAGTAGTCGTGTGTCAGATCTTTAGTTTGGAGATGGAAACGTGATGGGCAAGGTGCAGGGAAAAGCAGCCTCAGGGGCTTCAGAATGTCACCTGTGTGTCAGACATGACCATCCTAGAGCTCACGTAAGTGAAGAGTTGAAGAGCTCCCACGAGTGCCCCAGAGTTTTTCCAGGATGCTGGGCAACAGAAATGGGGAGCTGGAAGAGACTGCTCAATGGTGAGAAGTAAATCAAAGGAGGGCATATTAAGATTTCCTTCTCTAGCTTTCAAAAGGTAAACTTAACAAAGAGATGCCAGTTGTCAATCCAGGGACACCAACGTCCTGGGAGAAGCACGGACGTGCCCAAGCCCAGATGTCTCTGATGCAGAAGCTGCAGTGTAAGTCCCAAGAAAGACTGGCAGTGAGCTCTTTGGACTGGTTGGGCAGGCCCCAGTTCTCAAGACAGTCAAGCAAGGGGGATTACTGTTTATACCTGCAAGCTACTTGGGGCAAAAGAAGGAAACGACACCCACAGAGCCAGCTGGATGGAGACCAGTCACTTCAGATTAACATTCTCCTGGGCCATTTTCTGGCTGAACCGATGGGCTGGCCCTGGGTCTCAAACCCAGCGAGGCATGGGAAAAGGCCAGCCATGGGAtgaaatctttcttatttttgtttaccCAATTATTTAACAGACAAATGACAAGGAGGAACTTCCTCCTAGCAGATGTTGGGTGTGGGCTACACAAAATTATAGTTTTAGCATCTGACATCAcacaa
It encodes the following:
- the LOC114112914 gene encoding small cysteine and glycine repeat-containing protein 7-like yields the protein MGCCGCGSCGGCGGGCGGGCGSGCGGGCGGGCGGGCSSCNSCRCYRVGCCSSCCPCCCGCCGGCCSVPVVCCHRRTCSCHSCGCGGGKGCCQQKSCCCQQKCSCQKQCCH